One Sediminispirochaeta bajacaliforniensis DSM 16054 genomic window, CCTGCAGTCGGAGCATGAACGCTTTTTGACCGAAACGGTCTGTAAGGGGCCGGTGATAGTAACCGACTATCCCAAAGAAATAAAGGCCTTTTACATGAAGCTTAACGATGACGGAAAGAGCGTCGCGGCCATGGATGTGCTTGTTCCCAGACTTGGGGAGATCATAGGAGGCAGCGAGAGGGAGAGCCGGCTCTCGGTACTTGAGCAGCGTATTCACGACACGGGGTTGAATCCTGAAGAGTACTGGTGGTATCTTGATCTTCGTCGTTTCGGTACGGTTCCCCACTCCGGTTTTGGACTTGGTTTTGAGCGGCTTATTCAGTATGTCACGGGAATGCAAAACATCAGAGATGTTATTCCGTTTCCCAGAACGGTCGGCAACGCCGCCTTTTAGCTGCCGACAAAGATAAGGCTGAGTGCCGGTATATAGGTTATCAGTAAAACAGCAACCAGCATCACAAGGAAAAAGGGAAGCACCGACCGGTATATAGTCGGGAGGGGCTTCCCGAATCGATAGCTGGCAAGAAAAAGATTCAAACCGACAGGCGGCGTGAGATAACCGAGTTCCAGATTTGCAAGGAAAATGATTCCAAGATGTACAGGATGTACTCCGAACAGCTCTCCCAAAGGGAGGATGAGGGGGACAACCACCATGATCGCCGAAAAGATATCCATGAGACAGCCGGTTATCAAAAGGCCGATATTAAGTAAAAGTAAAAAAAGCAGCCGGGAGGAAATATGGGCTTCCATCCAGGCGGCGAGCTTCATGGGAATTTCCGCATCGACAATGTAATAAGCAAGGCCCCGACTTGATGCAAGAATAATCAGCACCCCTCCGATAATAGGGACACTTTTTACTAGGACCGATGGTAATCTGCGAAGCGAAATATCTCGATGGATGCACATCTCAACGATGAGCGCATAGAGTAAGGTGACAGCCCCGGTTTCCACTATGGTGGCTATTCCCGTCAAATAGGGAACAAGCACGACAAGCGGTAAGAGCCCTTCCCAAAGCGCATTACCTATGACACGCAGGACAGGTCCATGGTCGGACTCCTTTACCATTACCCCTTTGGATGATGCCCGGAAGCCCATGAACGAGACCATGACTACCATGATCACGCCGGGAATAATGCCTGCCAAAAACATATCACGAATACTGATTTGGGCGACGACTCCATAGAGGATGATGGGCAGGCTGGGAGGAAAAAGGAGACCGATACTTCCGCTGCCGGTGAGTAAACCGTCGACAAAGCGTTCATCAAAGCCGTTTTTTCTAAGAATAACCGACAAAAGACCACCGAGGGCCAAAATGGTCACCCCGGAAGCGCCGGTAAAGGTCGTAAAAAAGGCACAGACAATAACAGCCACCGCGGCCATACCGCCGGGAAGTCCCCGAAACAGGAGATGAAAAAGGGCAATGAGGCGTTCACCCGCCCCACTTTCGGAAAGGACAAAACCGGCCACGGTAAATAAGGGAATTGCCGCAATGGTCTGGGCGGTCAACATCGAATAGGATTCGATCGGTACAACCTCAAGACTGCCGAAGGATTGGGCAAAAAGAAGCAGGGCCCCACCGCCGAGTACGACAAAAAGCGGCACGCCCAGAAAAGCAGCGAAGATAAAAAGTATCAGCAGCAACGGTACCACGTTTTCCGCCGCATTGTAGTAAACCTGGACAGCAGTATCGATAAAATCCAAGGGAACAGGGAAAAAGGCAAGCAGGTTTGCCACCGCAGGCAGGGCGAGAAGCGTCCCGCAGACGATTGCTGTCACGCTGCAAAAAAACACAGGGCGGGGGCAGCGGTCATCCCCAATGAGACGGGAGATAAAGCCGAAGGCCATGAAAAGATAGCCCAGCGGCATGATGAGGATGATCAGTCGTGTTGGAATAACCCCCACCATAGCATCGGGACCGAAGGCTATAAGTAACATCGAGAGACTAGTCCAGGCAAATGCAATGGAAACGGCGACGGAAATGAAGGTCCCCGCAAGAGAAATAGCAAAGGCCTTTCTACCTTTAAGAATATGGGCAACGGCAGAAATGCTTAGATGATCGCCATTGATCGCACCAGCGATCCCTCCGAGAAAGGTAAGAATGAGCACAAGGTGGGTAATATAGTCGGATGAAGCGGTAATCCCCCTGCTGAAAAACAGACGCAGGAGGATTTCAGAAACAGGAAGGGCGACGAGCAGGAGGATCGACAGACCGGAGATATAGGAAACGACGCGTTCTATTCGTCTCATTTTTTCCTGTACTCTTCAAGATACGCCTGAATCTCCTGCAGGACATCTCCTGAGTAATCCTTATCCAGTCCTGAGGAATAGGCATGGGCGATTTCCTCTTCCCACAGCTCCCATTGCTGATCGCTTAAGGTATGGACCACCAGACCGTTTTCCTTCATGATCGACATTGCCTCCTCCTCAAGCTGGGTAGAGCGCTCGTACAGGGGCTTGATATGCTCCTGGGCCGATTCAAGGAGCCGTATTCTAAGCGATTCCGGTATCCGCTTCCAGCTGCGGTCACTGAATACGAGAGCACCGAGCAGCGGAGAAATCGGATATTCAAGCATATGGTTTGCAACGCCGAAGACCTGGTAGGCCGCTGCCGCAAGGGGGCTTGTGAAGGTTGCCTCAATCATTCCCCCCTGAAAAGAGCTGAGCCAGTCTATCGTGTCGACGGGCAGAACCCTGTATCCCATATTTTTCCATATCCGTTCCATTCCCTCTTGTCCCGGAATGATCCCCAGACGCAAACGCTTTAGATCATCTGGGGTAATGACAGGTTTTGTGGAGAAAAATTTTATCCAACCGGCCATGGTCCAGGTAACCAGTTTGTACCCCTTCTCGCTGACGATCTTGTCGAAGGTCGGTTCCATCCTGGGGACAAGATAATCATACTCATCGGCACTGCGGATAATACGGGGAAGGCTCATAATGAAAAGATCGGGGCTGATGATATCAAGTCCGATGGAGGTGAGAACCACACCGTCGAGCTGCCCTACCCTCATCTTTCTGATCATGGCCTCTTCGTCGCCCGCAATTCCTCCGGCATAGATTTTTATACTGAGGCGGCCATCGGAAATTTCTTCCCAGTCTTCAGCGATCTCTTTCAGGGTCTGGTCCCATGGACTTCCGGCTGGTGCTATACTTCCGATTTTTAAGGTCAGAGCGGGTAGACTCATCACGGCAAACAGACAATACAGAACGGCAACACCAAACATGGTTTTTCTTTTCATTTTACTCCTCCGATTGTTCATCGGGAATAACGACAAAAAAATCCTCGGCATGAGCAAGAAGCCACCGAGCCTTCTCCTCTTGAAGGGTATTTACCAGCCGGGAATCAGGCCACTTTTCCATATCGACGGCGAGCCCCTTTTCAAGCATAGCCCGAAACCCCTCGTAATCCTGCTGTGGAACACAGACACCCTCGGCATAGGCGACAAAAGGGCTCACAAGTCCCTCTTCACCCAGCTTAAGCGATCGTTCAAAATGATGATATGCGGCTCGGTAGGGATCGCTGATTGGATCAATCCCGAGGCCGTGGTAATAATCGGCCTCCCATGTCCGAACGGGGTCGTCGGAGGGAGCCACATTCGGCCGATAACGCATCGCTTCGGGCAGAGCGGGAAGCACAGCAATGGCAAGCTCATGAAGGGCTCCGTAATTAAAGCCTTCGTCAAGACAGAGTGCCCGCACAAGAAGGGCATATGCGGTGGGGGCCTCCGCCATTCGCCTCATATTGAAGCCTTCGGCCGAAATTGCCCCAAACCATCCGGCGGCAGCCCAGTAGAGATCCGAAACATCTTCCTTCGAACAGTTCCCCAGTGCCTCGTCGTATCGTTTTTCATCCAACAGACGAATGCATCCGTCGTGCCGCGTTTCAAGGGCTCTTAATGCATAATCGCGTCCCCTAAGATAGAGAGAGGCGGCACGCTGTAGCATATGGCGCTGCTTTTCCCACGAGGATTCCATACTGGCAGGAAGCTGACAAAAGGCATTGGCATAAGAGACAAACCCCTCACCAGCGGCAGAAAGAAGGGCCGGATGGTCCGGATGATCGACTAATAGGGCCTCGTACATTTTCAAGGCAAAGGGCAGCGATTGTGCTGCCAATTCAGGATCGCTTTCGCCGCTAAAAACCGTCGAACTTCCTGCTCCGGTTAAGGCGTCTATTGCCATTTCCGTAGCAAATTTCGAAGGGGAGCAAGCCGTCACCAGGGCAAGAAGCAGAACTACTAAAAAAACAAGATCAAAGGTTTTTTTCATGATTTACCCCTTGTTATGTTTTGCCAATAGGGTATCAAAGGCATTTGCAAATGGAGTGTAATGTTGTTCTCCACCCTTTTTTTGTGTGGGCATGATACCAGAAAATCGCAATTCGGTCATGATATTTCTCATGCTTACCCGTTCGGCGATATTCTCTTTAGTATAGACCGATCCATCGGTATCAATGGCTACGCCCCCCCGTTCAACCACCCTCGATGCAAGGAGAATGTCACGGCTGATACAAATATCCCCGGCTTCACATTGCTGTACAAGGGCATCATCCGCCGAATCGTCCCCCTTTCCTACAAGTACCATCTCCTGATTGGAAGATTCTACATCAGGCAAAAGGCGGTCGGCAAAAAAAAGAGCGGGAATCCCCAAGCGCTCGGCCGCCCGAATCACAATGGCACGAACATTTCTCGGACAACCGTCAGCGTCAACTAATAATTTCACCCAAAAGATCTCCAGGCAGGGTGGCTATATAGGCTTGCCCCTCTCCTTTTATCTGCAAGCCGCAAGATGCAGGAAGGAAGAGACTCTGTCCGCGTTTTGCCTCCACTGAATCCGCTTGCCCCGATACTCGAAACAGAAGATGCCCCTTTGTCACCAAAACGACCGCAGGGAAACGGCCTTCAATGGTTGCTTCGCCGCCGTCGAACCGCTGCAATTCAAACTCTTGTGCCGGCGTTTGGTAGCGGAATAGCCCTGTATTCGACTTGACCGGCGTAAGTATTGCAGGGGTGGCAGAAGAAAAGATGAGCACCGATTCAAGTTCATTCATATCGATATGTTTGTGTGTAAGCCCTCCCCGAAGGACATTATCGGAGTTTGCCATAAGCTCGACGCCTACCCCTTCCACATAGGCGTGAAGCAGGCCTGCCGGTTGATAAAGGGCCTGACCGGGAGCCAAGCGGATTACATTAAGATAAAGCGGTGCCGATACGGCAGGATCATCGGGATAATAGTCGATAAATCTACGAACAAGAGCAGCTTCTTTTTGCTTTCCGTCAAGAGGCCCTCTTTCTTCCCTCGCCCAAGAAGCGAGAGCATCGGTAAGTTCTTTGCTATCCTCTTTCTCAAGATTAAGAAGGGCCGTAAAAAAGGAGGAAAGAGCATGTTCTTTTCCCTTAAGTAAAGGGAGGAGTTTTTCTTCCGCCGTACGGCTTTTTAAACGTGAAAAACCGTCGATAATTTCGCTTCGATCACGAAAGCCGCACATGGCGGTAAAAGGAGTGAGGGCCGCTATGATTTCCGGTTTGTGATTTCTATCGCGATAGTTGCGGTGAGGGGCGTCAATGGGAATTCCGGCAGCTTCCTCTCTGGCAAATCCCGCCTCCGCCTGTGCTTTATTAGGATGGGCCTGAATCGAAAGAGGCGTCTTTGCCGCAAGAACCTTAAAAAGAAAGGGCAAACGCCCACCATATTTCCCATTAATCCCGGAGCCGAGAAAAGCCTCGGGATTGGTACTCAAAAGATCTCCCAATTCCTCGAACTTCCCCTCATTAGACAATACCTTACTCGGACCGCGGGGATGGTCCCCCATCCAGAGCTCGGCAAAGGGGCGGCCATCGGCTTTGATCCCCAAAAGCTCGGGGATAGCCGTCTCTTCCCCCCAGGGATAATGCTGTACAATATTCTGTAGAAAATACGCATCACACTTCATACAACTAGTGTATACCGGTCCTCAAGAGATAGTCAAAGGGAGGGCCCTTGCCAGAAAGGGTAATATCGCCCCATACTGTAGAAACAAAACCCGAAACAACAGGTAGGAATCAAAGATGACGTCGAAAGGAAAGCTGGATACATTATTTGCAAACCAGTTCCGTCGAGAAAGCAGCTGTTTGGTCGTCAGCCCGGGAAGAACGGAACTTTGCGGTAATCATACCGATCATAATCGAGGTAAAGTCCTTGCTGCGGCAATAGATCTTGCCAAGACGGCCGCCGTTGCGGCGAGGGACGATATGCGGGTTGAGATCATCACGGAGGGGTTACCCGAACGGGTAGACCTTATAATCGATAATGACGAGCCGCGAAAAGAGGAACAAGGAAGCTCCGCTGCCCTTGTACGGGGGGTTATTGCAGCCCTTCACAGGAAGGGCTTTAAAACGAAAGGTTTTTCTGCCTTCGTTCGCAGCAGAGTGGCTCTTGGTTCCGGTTTAAGCTCTTCGGCAAGCTTTGAAGTGCTCATTGCAAAAATCATCTCCAGACTCTTTAACAACGACACTATCGATCCCTTGACCATGGCCCTCGCTGGACAAGAGGCGGAAAATCGTTTTTTCGGAAAGCCCTGCGGCCTTATGGACCAGATTGCCTGTTCCTACGGCGGTATTGTGTCCGTTGATCTGGAATATCCGGATAAGCCGATAATCGAATCGGTCGACTTTAGCTTTTACGACCACGGGTACACCCTCGCCGTGATTCATACGGGGGGTAGTCATGCCGATCTTACCGGCGATTATGCGGCGGTTCCCCAAGAGATGGAGGCTGTCGCCCGTTTTTTCGGAAAAACGGCATGTCGCCAGTTGTCGCGAAATCAGATTTTCGAAGAGCTTCCATCCCTTCGAAAATCGGTTGGAGACAGGGCTGTATTGCGTGCACTCCATTTCTTCAACGAAAATGCGCGTGTAACAGAAGCCGCTGAAGCATTAAAAAAAGGAGACATGCAGGAATATCTTTCGATCATACGGGCTTCTGCCAAAAGTAGCCGGGATCTGCTTCAGAATATCTATTCCCCATCCAAACCGGAGGAACAGAATATCTCCATGGCTTTGGCCCTTGCCGAAGAGTTGATTGATAATGATGGAGCCTGCCGGGTACATGGAGGAGGCTTTGCCGGAACCATCCAGGTCTATGTTCCCAACGACCGATTTTCCTTTTTTCGAGAAAGGATGGAGCATTACCTAGGAAAAGGAAGTGTCACTCCCATCTTAATATCCTCAACGGGGAGCGATAAACTTGACCACCAACCGTCGACCGTCGTATAAAAATAAAACGCGTACGTAATACATCAATCCGAGGAGTATCCAGATGAATATTTCACTACTACAGAAAAGCCGATATGGCTATAAGCCTGTTCTCCCGAAGGCGCTTTCAGGTGATCTGGGCACGTTAAAAACGGTGAAGGGAGAGGCAACAGAGTCGGTTGCCAATCAGAATGAACTGAAACAACTCTTTCCCATAGGCTACGGAAAGCCAATCGTTACCTTTGAACCCGGCGAGGGCAGTGTCACTTCAAGAGCCTTAAAGGTGGGTGTCATTCTTTCCGGAGGACAGGCCCCAGGCGGACATAATGTCATTGCAGGACTCTACGACGGTTTGAAGAGATGTAATCCGGAATCGAAGTTGTTCGGCTTTCTCGGAGGCCCCTCAGGGATTCTGAATGATAAAGCCATTGAACTTACCGACGGGTATGTCGACCAGTACCGCAATACCGGAGGATTCGACATTATCGGTTCCGGCAGAACAAAACTGGAAACCGAAGAGCAATTTGCCCGCTGTGCGGAAGTTTGTAAAGCCAGAGGCATAGAGGCCATCGTTATTATTGGAGGTGATGATTCCAATACGAACGCTGCAGTTCTGGCCGAATACTTTGCAAGGCAGAAACATGACCTTTCGGTGATTGGTGTTCCTAAAACCATCGATGGCGATCTGAAAAATGAGCAGATCGAGGTAAGTTTTGGTTTCGATACCGCTACAAAAACATACTCCGAACTGATTGGTAATATTGAACGTGATGCAAACTCTGCCAAGAAGTATTGGCATTTTATCAAGTTGATGGGGCGATCTGCCAGCCATATCTGCCTCGAGTGTGCCCTCCAGACACACCCAAGCATCGCTCTTATCAGCGAAGAGGTCGAAGAGAAAGGAATGACGCTCAATGAGATAGTCAACCAGATTGTCGATGTCGTTGTGACAAGGAGCAAAGAGGGTGAAGAATTCGGCGTTGCCCTTGTACCCGAAGGGTTAATTGAATTCGTTCCGGAGATGAAACACCTTATTGAGGAGCTCAATGATCTGCTGGCTCACCACGAGGAACATTTTTCTACCCTCAGGACCTTTGAGGATCAGTCCGAATGGGTAAATAAGAACCTTTCACGAGACAGTTCCTATGTCTTCTCCAGCCTGCCGAACAATATTCAACGCCAGCTCCTCATGGACAGAGATCCCCACGGAAATGTACAGGTATCAAGAATAGAAACCGAGCAGCTGCTTATTGAAATGGTTGCGGATAAGCTTGAAGAGATGAAGCACGACGGCAAATATGCGGGAAAGTTCTCTACACAGCACCACTTTTTCGGATATGAGGGGCGTTGCGCCTTTCCCTCCAATTTTGATGCAAACTACTGCTATGCCCTTGGTTTCAATGCTGCGATTCTTATCCGGGAGGGCCTAAGCGGCTATATTTCCTCCATCAGAAACCTCGGAGAGCCAGCCTCCGAATGGGTTGCAGGGGGAATTCCTCTTACCATGATGATGAACATGGAGCTTCGGCACGGAGAGATGAAGCCTGTTATCAAGAAGGCTCTTGTCGATTTATCGGGAGCTCCTTTCCGAACATTCGTCGCACACAGAGATGAATGGGCGATTAAAACCAGCTTTACCTACCCCGGCGCAATCCAGTACTACGGGCCGGACGAAGTGTGTAATAAGCCTACTATTTCCCTAAGCCTCGAGGCGGGAAAAGAGCTTATCTGATACCTATGATAAAGGGCGGTTTCAACTGACGCCGCCCTTTATGTGTTATATATAATTAATATTATTGTGATACTACGTCGTTTTTTTCCATACCCCATTTTGATGTTTTCACTTCTCATTTCACTCCTCTGTTTTTCCTGTGCAACAAGGTATCCCAATGCCTATCTCGATACCTCGATGTACAGAATCGAACAGGACCGAAAAAGCATCGAAGAAGAGGAAGGGCTTTCGTTTCCGTTGTCGGAAAAACAGTATCTGGAAGAGGACATAAACGGACACTTGCCTGAAACTATTTATATAAAGACCCGTACGCAAACCTTCAATACCAATTACAATTTCATTCTCGTCGACGGCCGCATCTACTATAAGTCGAAAGATGAGGAAACAAAGCCGACGAATTGGGCCCTTTTGACAAAAACGGGATTGCCACACAGACGTTTTTCCCTGAATTTTCATCATGCATCACGAATTGTGGAGATTTCGGCGGACGCCGATGAACTCATGGCCTTGTCCGATGAAGGAGTATTCTACCGCATCAAACTTGGCTACAGCCTCCGGCAGAGGAAAGAAAGATGGTATGATGTTCAGGGGTGGCCCTACCAATCACAGTTAAAGATAAATCCCCTTGTCGTGGGAAACCGCGCTTGGAGCATCGGTATCCGTAACGATCAGGTCCTTTGGTACGAAGATATCTATCACAATCAGCATCACTATGGGACCATGGGGATCAACACCATCTACGTTCTCGGAAAAGAAGGTCAAGAAATACGATTTGCAGATACAGGATTGCCTAGTGATTTCAGTCATAATCTTCTTGGCCCGGAACGGGGAAGTTTTATAGCTGAATCAATCAGTGCAAGTGCATCGACCATGTTCCTTATAAATGCGGCCGGAGAGATGTATACCCGTTTGGCGGATTTCGACACCATCGGGAGTGATCCGATGTTCTATAAATATACCTATGAGAAACAGGATTTCGGTATAGCAGGTTCCGATTACCGTTCCAATTTCACCCCATGGGCCCTGCCCTCTGAGCCTTGGCAAAGGCAGCCGCCCATCAACCTGTCGGAAGGGGCACGTCTATCCCGTCGCATTACGATACTTCAGACCGGAAGGGGAAATGAAGCCCGCGAACTGCGTGTCGCGGGAAGCAATGCTGCGGGAGAAAACGGATATTATTATAAGATGCTCACCGATCAAACATGGTCTTTTCGAAAGGCCCCGCTCTTTTTGTCGGAAGAGGATTTTCTTGATGATCAACTGGTTCGTAAAGGAAGTGCACCTCGGGGGATTAGGCAGGAGCATGCCTTTGAGGGCAGATTGTGGACGAACAATCTTCCGGATAGCGAATATACCTTCTCCATTCCCGATTTTTCGATTCAGGAAGGATCCTGTCATCTTATTATCCTACGGGGAGAAGAGTCTTTTACCCTCGTTCTTCACCCCGTAGAGATGTGGACCTATCTCAAGAGATATAATCCTGGCAGAGACGGTACCGCGAAGCTTTTTTTTATCACCACCGAGGTCTCCACAGATTATGAAGCCTTGTCTCCGGAATTTTCGGCAATGATACGGGACTATATTGCACCCGAAAGCCTACAGCTTTTTGCTTATGTTGCCGAGGCAACAAGCGATTATGTGCTCATAAAACCGAAAACAAGTCGTAATCAGCACTCCTATCTTTTTTTGACAAAATCGGGTGAAGAAAAACCATATAACCCCGAGATTATAAGAACGGGAGCCGAAGGAGATGATACGTTAATCTCCCGCTATATGTCGGAGGAACTAGTTCTCAAGGATCCTCATCGTGTGGACATACGGCGGAGAAGCGAGGTCGAAAAAAAGCTTGCCGAAAATATCGAGTATCGGAAAACCCTTGATAAGGCGCTGCGGTTATTTCGCGGCTATGCAAGAAGTTCCGATCTCTCACGCCTGGCCTATTCGGCCTTTGACGGACTATCATTCATCACCTTTATGCAGCATATCGATTTCCCCAAAATTAAGACCTTGACCATGTTCGGTGAACCGATCATGGAGAACAACCACAATCTCTATACCGCAATGGCCGAGAATAAGGATTGGCTGTACGGGAATATCATAGAGCTTCTTGATTTGCGCATAGCTGCGTATCGAGATCTGTTGGAAGATTTCGACGATAATAACTATACGGCAGCTGTTTCGCCCCATTATGCAGAGGACTATATCGGTTATTTTCATAAGCTTGGAATTCCTTCTTCAACACGAGGTTCCCTCTTCCTTTCCGATGGTACAACGGCACAAGGCAAGATATTTCCGATCTCGCCTCTTTTTCCGGGATTTCTTATCGTTAACGATGATACGTCGGACCTTATTCTTGTTGAACTGATAAAACCGGGACAGGCAATCTCGCATCTTCTTCAGGACGAGCAAAGGGAAAAGGTCCTCAAAACGAAGGTCCGCTTTTATCTTATGCATGCCTCCGATGGGGCAGAAACAGCGCTTTCCTCATTGCAAGGTGCAAGCGGATGGATTGAATGGGACGATAGTCACCTTACCGTTGTACAGCGAATTTCTCTTTTAAAGGCGAAACGGGTGTTTATCGCCTTTACGCACTGAAATCACAAATCAATCTTATATCTGCTTATCGGCAACGGCATCATAGGTGAGCTCAAGGGCTTTTCGCACTTCCGGATAGTTTTCGTAGAGTAAAGTCGTCAAAACCTCGATAAGAAAATAAAAAGGCAGTCGGGTACTTAATTCCGCCTGAAGAGCCGGAATTTTGATCGCCGTAATCATACTGCAATCCGACAGTTCTATTAATGGCGATTTTATATGGTTTGTAAACGATACAATCCTCGCCTTCGCTTTTTTCGCCAGCTTCACTGTCTCCAGAATTCCCTTTGTTGCTCCCGAAAAAGAAAATACAATCAGCAAATCTTCAGGACTTAATAAAGAAACCCGGTACGCCTGGACATGATCATCAGCATCAAGCGAAATGTTCCCAAACCCGAGTCGCAACAACCTGTACACAAAGTCCTGCGCCATAGGAAACGATCCGCCGAAACCGATCACAATAATCTTTCGTGCCGATCTAATATGCTGTGCCGTCTCGAGCAGAGCCGCCTCATCGGTATTCCGAACGGTAATATTCAGTTGTTTGATTACTTTTTTCCGATAGCTTTCGAGAAAAGAGCCGTTATCGCCTTCTTTTATCTGTTCAACATGATTATTTTCAGTTGCAAGACGAATTTTGAAATCCTGAAACCCAGAACAGCCGATTTTCTTACAAAAACGAATAATGGTTCCATATCCGACTCCGCTTTCTTCTATAACTTCCGTAATGGTTTTAAATATGATCTGCGGATTTCTTTTAATATAGGTAATTAATTTCTGCTCAGTCGAACTAAAAACATTCGACTGAGTCTCAATCTTATCCCATAAAAGCATATCGTTTTTATAGCACAGTTCCATTATTCTGTCTTTGTAACTTTGCTGCTATATTTGGGAATACCCGCTTTGGGGTTCTTTTTG contains:
- a CDS encoding MurR/RpiR family transcriptional regulator, producing the protein MLLWDKIETQSNVFSSTEQKLITYIKRNPQIIFKTITEVIEESGVGYGTIIRFCKKIGCSGFQDFKIRLATENNHVEQIKEGDNGSFLESYRKKVIKQLNITVRNTDEAALLETAQHIRSARKIIVIGFGGSFPMAQDFVYRLLRLGFGNISLDADDHVQAYRVSLLSPEDLLIVFSFSGATKGILETVKLAKKAKARIVSFTNHIKSPLIELSDCSMITAIKIPALQAELSTRLPFYFLIEVLTTLLYENYPEVRKALELTYDAVADKQI